Proteins from a single region of Chryseomicrobium sp. FSL W7-1435:
- a CDS encoding MFS transporter translates to MKQSIALLMSVQFFVYLGFGIIIPVLPEVILQQNYSEIHVGGLLSVYALASFFTAPLWGKYSDQTGRKKLILVGLFGFSLSFWIFAFSFDSLILLYASRLVGGLFSGALYSAVTGYASDISTEETRNKYLGLLGMSIGLGFIFGPAIGGILGDIALQLPFIVSAILTLVLMIYAQIILKEPERTGEANKRQLLPKGTSTLWSYRIKYLFLFSFMVTLLLAGLEATFQLFHIERIQITPLQLGYLFLFSGFVDAIVQGGIVRRIKNGTETTWIIWSQVVAAVGLALTFFTSSLFMAGVTLCIFTAGNALARTTLVSLTTKESGGNYGTAAGVSYSMDNLGRIIGPLTFAWIFTQLPNTLYVLSAVLSLLSIVLILRFRADKRSLRHITPIENS, encoded by the coding sequence ATGAAACAATCAATCGCCCTCCTCATGTCTGTCCAATTTTTTGTTTACTTGGGCTTCGGCATTATCATCCCTGTTCTTCCTGAAGTGATTCTTCAGCAGAACTATTCAGAAATACATGTAGGCGGCTTACTCTCAGTTTACGCATTAGCTTCTTTTTTCACAGCTCCTTTATGGGGAAAATACTCCGACCAAACAGGAAGAAAAAAACTAATCCTTGTTGGCTTGTTCGGCTTTAGTTTAAGTTTTTGGATCTTTGCTTTTTCATTTGATTCCTTGATCCTTTTATATGCTTCTCGACTTGTCGGAGGATTATTCTCAGGCGCACTCTACAGTGCCGTGACAGGGTATGCTTCTGATATCTCTACAGAAGAGACTCGCAATAAATATCTAGGTTTACTCGGTATGTCAATTGGACTCGGCTTTATATTTGGTCCTGCGATTGGTGGCATTTTGGGCGATATAGCCCTTCAACTTCCCTTTATTGTATCGGCGATATTGACGCTTGTTCTGATGATTTATGCACAGATCATTTTAAAAGAACCTGAACGCACTGGGGAAGCAAATAAGCGGCAATTGTTGCCTAAAGGTACCAGTACTTTATGGAGTTACCGAATTAAATACCTTTTCTTGTTCTCGTTCATGGTCACGCTCTTACTTGCTGGCCTTGAGGCAACGTTCCAATTGTTCCATATCGAACGCATTCAAATAACCCCTCTGCAACTCGGCTACCTATTCTTGTTTAGTGGATTTGTAGACGCTATCGTGCAAGGTGGAATTGTGAGGCGAATTAAAAACGGGACGGAGACAACATGGATCATTTGGTCTCAGGTCGTTGCTGCAGTTGGCCTAGCGCTCACATTTTTCACCTCGAGCCTATTCATGGCGGGAGTTACCTTGTGTATTTTTACAGCAGGAAATGCGTTAGCACGCACAACGCTAGTTTCCCTCACCACTAAAGAATCCGGTGGGAATTATGGGACAGCTGCAGGTGTTAGTTATTCTATGGATAACCTCGGACGTATCATAGGTCCCTTAACATTCGCTTGGATATTCACGCAATTACCGAATACTCTTTATGTGTTATCGGCGGTTCTTTCTTTACTAAGCATTGTATTGATACTTCGTTTCCGAGCAGACAAACGGTCTTTGCGCCACATCACTCCTATTGAAAACAGCTAG
- a CDS encoding MFS transporter encodes MNEVWKVKKATQHLWTFTTSKMISTFGASVYTFAISFYILQMTGSASSFAINLIFSILPRAILAPFAGYVVDKYNRKAIVIVAQVTIVATIVALIFYMMAYGLSLPAIYTVTAILAMASTFSGVAFSSSISSLIDEPRIQKAMSLNQMSISFAAIASPAVGGILYGTVSLEVFLIVFACASAIAVLLEATMNFTLFSKRKEVAEGEKEKMFASMKAGLSYVSKQPILKSLMIIALVINFIFGAFQVGYSYVLIDQLQMSAQHFGFTEAAFAIGMLLTSIYLSARKDFKFPLLISKRGILVLGVMLAAITVPLLVAMSYNQMLLFYIAIMFIQGVIIIFTNTPMQVYFQKTIDDDYKGRVFALLETFAIALIPFGMVLFGFLFDTFPPEPIFLTSAVTLVVTVLYLARPAILHRAHPELAEKKGKPLKEEIQPL; translated from the coding sequence ATGAACGAAGTATGGAAAGTGAAAAAAGCTACGCAGCATTTGTGGACATTTACTACCAGTAAAATGATTTCTACTTTTGGTGCATCTGTCTACACATTTGCGATCAGCTTTTATATCTTGCAGATGACTGGGTCGGCATCTAGTTTTGCCATTAACTTGATTTTCAGTATCTTGCCACGTGCCATTCTTGCACCTTTTGCTGGCTATGTAGTCGATAAATATAATCGTAAGGCTATTGTCATTGTAGCGCAAGTAACGATTGTAGCAACAATCGTAGCTTTGATCTTCTATATGATGGCTTACGGTTTATCATTACCTGCAATCTACACGGTCACGGCCATACTAGCGATGGCTTCTACTTTCTCAGGCGTTGCTTTCAGTTCATCGATATCGAGTTTAATTGACGAACCACGCATTCAAAAAGCGATGTCGCTGAATCAAATGTCTATCTCATTTGCGGCCATTGCTAGTCCGGCAGTAGGAGGGATTCTCTACGGCACAGTGTCTCTAGAAGTTTTCTTGATTGTATTTGCCTGTGCTTCAGCTATTGCCGTTCTTTTAGAGGCAACGATGAATTTCACTCTTTTCTCGAAACGGAAAGAAGTAGCCGAAGGTGAGAAAGAGAAAATGTTCGCGAGTATGAAAGCAGGTCTTTCGTATGTCAGTAAACAGCCAATACTAAAATCGCTTATGATAATAGCGCTTGTGATCAACTTTATTTTCGGAGCGTTCCAAGTGGGGTATTCCTATGTACTGATTGATCAATTGCAGATGTCCGCACAGCATTTCGGATTTACAGAAGCAGCGTTTGCCATTGGGATGTTACTGACGTCCATTTATCTATCTGCAAGAAAAGATTTTAAATTTCCTCTTTTGATCTCTAAAAGAGGAATTCTTGTGCTAGGTGTCATGCTTGCTGCCATTACAGTTCCGCTTCTCGTCGCTATGAGTTACAATCAGATGTTACTCTTCTACATCGCGATCATGTTCATTCAAGGTGTAATCATTATCTTCACGAATACACCGATGCAAGTGTATTTCCAAAAGACTATTGATGATGATTATAAAGGACGTGTTTTTGCTCTGCTAGAGACCTTTGCCATAGCGTTGATTCCGTTCGGAATGGTGTTATTCGGCTTCTTGTTTGACACATTCCCACCAGAACCTATCTTTTTGACTTCAGCGGTTACATTAGTCGTAACAGTGTTGTATTTGGCAAGACCAGCCATCCTGCATCGTGCCCATCCTGAACTGGCAGAGAAGAAAGGTAAACCTTTAAAAGAAGAAATCCAGCCACTTTAA
- a CDS encoding helix-turn-helix transcriptional regulator, with product MTLGERIRTLRKERKMTLQQLAADAITKGMLSLIENNKAKPSMESLQHIATMLNVSVSDLLEDSSSPQKKEVVKEGEDLFRKIDYSNLTAFTEITSLIEPLLATLGRGYLDARLLDLYARAAYETNLADWETSIEKAILLYEEIQVARRAASLRLFRISVKFREKQYQQALEQLLKEREAIEEHTLWSDPLLRLDFDYSEAVFYYAVGQKEKALETMHAAIDFSKQQKVFYRLDHLYRLAVVHAIMAGDKQEAETYISRLKAYALFTDDKEIEEFTQLIWIHYNTSYSKDIERADELMTKLLQTSKPLDQLDFERVEYAKIAYYKGNLALAQQVLEETPPAPSFVSHPVDLSLYSEREYYLALIYLNQGDTAKALEVLETSWDQLQHFPETPYQTRMKKLREDLLKDVQ from the coding sequence ATGACCTTAGGAGAACGTATTCGCACACTGCGAAAAGAACGAAAAATGACTCTCCAACAACTAGCTGCTGATGCTATCACTAAAGGTATGCTCAGCCTAATTGAAAACAATAAAGCTAAACCTTCTATGGAAAGCTTACAACATATTGCAACTATGCTAAATGTATCGGTAAGTGATTTATTGGAAGACTCCTCTTCCCCACAAAAGAAAGAAGTTGTGAAAGAAGGAGAAGATCTTTTTCGTAAAATTGATTACTCAAATCTAACTGCTTTTACAGAAATCACTTCACTCATTGAGCCTCTGCTGGCTACTTTAGGAAGAGGTTATTTAGACGCACGGTTATTAGATCTTTACGCACGTGCAGCCTATGAAACGAATTTAGCTGATTGGGAAACTTCTATTGAGAAAGCCATTCTTCTATATGAAGAAATTCAAGTAGCTAGAAGAGCTGCCTCCCTACGACTGTTTCGCATCTCTGTCAAATTCCGAGAAAAGCAGTATCAACAAGCTCTTGAACAGCTTTTAAAAGAGCGTGAAGCCATTGAAGAACACACACTGTGGTCAGATCCCTTGCTTCGGTTAGATTTTGATTATTCAGAAGCTGTCTTTTACTACGCGGTGGGCCAAAAGGAAAAAGCGCTGGAAACCATGCACGCAGCCATCGATTTTTCGAAGCAACAAAAAGTTTTTTACCGCTTAGACCATTTATATCGATTGGCTGTTGTCCATGCGATAATGGCAGGCGATAAGCAGGAAGCAGAAACGTATATTAGTCGCTTAAAGGCTTACGCGCTATTTACAGATGACAAAGAAATCGAAGAGTTTACGCAGCTGATTTGGATTCACTACAATACAAGTTATTCAAAAGATATTGAACGTGCTGATGAGCTGATGACGAAGCTCTTGCAAACATCAAAACCGCTTGACCAATTAGATTTTGAGCGTGTTGAATATGCAAAAATAGCTTACTATAAAGGAAATCTTGCTCTAGCACAACAGGTATTAGAAGAAACACCTCCCGCTCCATCCTTTGTTAGTCATCCAGTTGACTTGAGTCTTTATTCCGAGAGGGAATACTACTTGGCTTTGATTTATCTCAATCAAGGGGATACAGCTAAAGCACTTGAGGTTCTTGAAACAAGTTGGGACCAGCTGCAACATTTTCCCGAAACACCTTACCAAACTCGCATGAAAAAACTTCGTGAAGATTTGCTAAAAGACGTCCAGTAA
- a CDS encoding L-cystine transporter: MKRKNKSFSTRVFTALGLGIALGLILNLAYGSDSEILADTSAWYNVIGVGYVRLLQMIVMPLVFISIIGAFAKLKLGNQLGKIAGIILAILIGTTAVAAVVGISSAALFDLNAEQIFSGEAEQSRGLAIEESSAEVADQTLPEQLLSLLPANPFLDLTGARPTSTIAVVIFAAFIGFAYLSVVRRSPETAATLKKGIDALYELVMGIVRIVLRLTPYGILAIMARTVATSNFEAIYTLGKFVVASYVALGVMFLLHLVILLISGVNPITYVKKASEALLFAFTSRSSAGTLPLNIHTQTQKLGVPEGIANFSGSFGLSIGQNGCAGIYPAMLAFMIAPTVGINPLDIGFILTVVGIVAISSFGVAGVGGGATFAAILVLSALDLPVALAGLLVSVEPLIDMGRTAVNVSGSMTAGVTTAKVTGELDETVYNQPQSEQTVESY, from the coding sequence ATGAAGCGTAAAAATAAATCATTTTCGACTCGCGTCTTTACTGCACTTGGCTTAGGTATTGCATTAGGTCTCATTTTAAACTTAGCCTATGGGTCAGATTCAGAAATTTTAGCAGACACGTCTGCTTGGTATAATGTCATTGGGGTAGGCTATGTTCGACTGCTTCAAATGATCGTCATGCCTTTGGTGTTTATTTCTATCATTGGTGCATTTGCTAAATTAAAGTTGGGCAATCAGTTAGGGAAGATTGCTGGTATTATTTTGGCTATATTAATCGGTACAACAGCTGTTGCAGCCGTTGTAGGAATTTCATCTGCAGCTCTATTCGATTTAAATGCAGAGCAAATTTTTAGTGGAGAAGCAGAGCAATCAAGAGGTCTAGCAATAGAAGAGAGTTCTGCTGAAGTGGCAGATCAAACATTGCCTGAGCAATTATTGAGCTTGTTACCTGCAAATCCATTCTTAGATTTAACGGGTGCAAGACCCACTTCAACGATTGCAGTTGTTATTTTTGCTGCGTTCATAGGTTTTGCGTATCTATCTGTAGTGCGCCGTTCACCTGAAACCGCTGCGACCTTGAAAAAGGGGATTGATGCATTATATGAGCTGGTCATGGGAATCGTTCGAATCGTACTTCGCTTAACACCATACGGTATTTTGGCGATTATGGCGCGAACAGTCGCAACATCTAATTTTGAAGCAATCTATACACTCGGAAAATTTGTTGTCGCTTCTTATGTAGCGTTAGGTGTTATGTTCCTGCTTCATTTAGTAATTCTATTGATTTCAGGTGTAAATCCAATTACGTATGTAAAAAAAGCTTCTGAAGCTCTATTATTTGCGTTCACCTCACGTTCTAGTGCAGGTACTTTACCACTAAACATTCATACACAAACGCAAAAACTAGGTGTTCCAGAAGGAATTGCAAACTTCTCAGGTTCTTTCGGGCTTTCTATTGGCCAGAATGGATGTGCAGGAATTTATCCAGCCATGTTAGCGTTCATGATTGCCCCAACAGTAGGAATCAATCCTCTTGATATAGGATTTATTTTAACGGTAGTTGGTATCGTTGCCATCAGTTCTTTTGGAGTTGCAGGAGTAGGGGGCGGAGCTACATTTGCTGCCATCCTAGTATTGTCTGCACTTGATCTACCTGTAGCGTTAGCTGGTTTATTAGTATCAGTTGAGCCTTTAATTGATATGGGACGTACAGCTGTCAATGTAAGTGGTTCAATGACGGCTGGTGTTACAACTGCGAAAGTAACGGGTGAACTTGACGAGACGGTGTATAATCAACCTCAGTCAGAACAAACAGTAGAAAGTTATTAA